One Astatotilapia calliptera chromosome 1, fAstCal1.2, whole genome shotgun sequence DNA segment encodes these proteins:
- the bcl2l10 gene encoding bcl-2-like protein 10 isoform X2 encodes MKFCGLWKETLVLAEDYLSFCCTSPHQAPPPPSESAAAMRRLGWDIERQHQARFDNLAQTFLVQCGPDHCLSLRKVMKELVGDGHLNWGRVVSLFAFTGVLARKILEQKPGLDPRQQQELGQEPMSCRRLAETIADYLGEEKKDWLLDNDGWEGFCKFSRSAREVSQDSSMKKALFAAAGVGLAGLTFLLVR; translated from the exons ATGAAATTCTGTGGGCtgtggaaagagaccctggttTTGGCCGAGGACTACCTGTCCTTTTGCTGCACGAGTCCACATCAAGCCCCTCCACCTCCCAGCGAATCAGCCGCTGCCATGAGGCGTCTAGGCTGGGACATCGAAAGACAGCACCAAGCTCGCTTCGACAACCTCGCTCAGACCTTCCTGGTGCAGTGTGGACCGGACCACTGCCTCAGCCTCAGAAAGGTGATGAAGGAGCTGGTTGGAGATGGACACTTGAACTGGGGGAGGGTTGTTTCTCTTTTCGCCTTTACTGGAGTGCTGGCCAGAAAGATCCTGGAGCAGAAGCCGGGGCTGGACCCTCGTCAACAGCAGGAACTGGGACAGGAGCCCATGAGCTGCAGAAGGCTGGCAGAGACCATAGCTGATTACCTgggagaagagaagaaagactGGCTGTTGGATAATGATGGATGG GAAGGCTTCTGTAAGTTCTCCCGCAGTGCCAGAGAAGTGAGCCAGGACTCATCCATGAAGAAAGCGCTGTTTGCTGCCGCCGGTGTCGGCCTTGCTGGGCTTACCTTCCTCTTGGTGCGCTAG
- the bcl2l10 gene encoding bcl-2-like protein 10 isoform X1: MSRGGVTHSASAEGKTQLYRRSPSAVCMCREQSDIAGRKMKFCGLWKETLVLAEDYLSFCCTSPHQAPPPPSESAAAMRRLGWDIERQHQARFDNLAQTFLVQCGPDHCLSLRKVMKELVGDGHLNWGRVVSLFAFTGVLARKILEQKPGLDPRQQQELGQEPMSCRRLAETIADYLGEEKKDWLLDNDGWEGFCKFSRSAREVSQDSSMKKALFAAAGVGLAGLTFLLVR; encoded by the exons ATGTCGAGAGGCGGAGTCACGCATTCTGCATCAGCTGAAGGGAAGACTCAACTGTACCGACGCTCTCCTTCCGCCGTCTGTATGTGCAGAGAGCAGTCTGATATCGCTGGGAGG AAAATGAAATTCTGTGGGCtgtggaaagagaccctggttTTGGCCGAGGACTACCTGTCCTTTTGCTGCACGAGTCCACATCAAGCCCCTCCACCTCCCAGCGAATCAGCCGCTGCCATGAGGCGTCTAGGCTGGGACATCGAAAGACAGCACCAAGCTCGCTTCGACAACCTCGCTCAGACCTTCCTGGTGCAGTGTGGACCGGACCACTGCCTCAGCCTCAGAAAGGTGATGAAGGAGCTGGTTGGAGATGGACACTTGAACTGGGGGAGGGTTGTTTCTCTTTTCGCCTTTACTGGAGTGCTGGCCAGAAAGATCCTGGAGCAGAAGCCGGGGCTGGACCCTCGTCAACAGCAGGAACTGGGACAGGAGCCCATGAGCTGCAGAAGGCTGGCAGAGACCATAGCTGATTACCTgggagaagagaagaaagactGGCTGTTGGATAATGATGGATGG GAAGGCTTCTGTAAGTTCTCCCGCAGTGCCAGAGAAGTGAGCCAGGACTCATCCATGAAGAAAGCGCTGTTTGCTGCCGCCGGTGTCGGCCTTGCTGGGCTTACCTTCCTCTTGGTGCGCTAG